One Benincasa hispida cultivar B227 chromosome 5, ASM972705v1, whole genome shotgun sequence genomic window carries:
- the LOC120077398 gene encoding uncharacterized protein LOC120077398: MRTDAAGQSSCLRFTSAKEHGQNYPTHDLELAAVVFALKIWRHYLYGEKIQIFTDHKSLKYFFTQKELNMRQRRWLELVKDYDCEILYHPGKVNVVANALSRKVAHLAALITRQTHLSNELERVEIVVAVGRSWHSESPEAEASRLVTVIECARMEVGACVYGLYRGVTTDNQRFHEFAYNNSYQSTIGMSPFEALYGKSCRSPMCEDEVGEKKLIVPELVQTPNEAIQKIRARMQTAQSRQKSYADVRRKDLEFKTGVKVFLKVARMKGITEVWQEREVESQIHWTFRGLGTSWHRSLPFGIASSIIFSS, from the exons ATGCGTACTGATGCGGCAGGGCAAAGTAGTTGCTTACGCTTCACATCAGCTAAAGAACATGGACAAAATTATCCCACACACGACTTGGAATTAGCAGCAGTGGTTTTCGCTCTCAAGATCTGGAGACACTACttatatggagagaagataCAGATCTTCACCGACCACAAGAGTTTAAAGTACTTTTTCACTCAAAAGGAGTTGAACATGAGGCAAAGAAGGTGGCTAGAGCTGGTGAAGGATTATGACTGCGAAATTTTGTACCACCCAGGGAAGGTGAATGTAGTGGCAAATGCCCTAAGCAGAAAGGTGGCTCATTTAGCGGCCCTCATTACTAGACAGACTCATTTGTCCAATGAGCTAGAGCGAGTTGAAATTGTAGTGGCAGTAGGAAGGTCATGGCATA GTGAAAGTCCTGAGGCAGAAGCCAGCAGGCTTGTTACAGTCATTGAGTGtgccagaatggaagtgggagcatgtgtctATGGACTTTATCGTGGGGTTACCACGGACAATCAAAGGTTTCACG agtttgcttataataacagcTACCAGTCCACTATTGGGATGTCACCATTTGAGGCCTtatatgggaagagttgcagGTCTCCTATGTGTGAGGATGAAGTAGGAGAGAAGAAATTGATAGTTCCTGAACTAGTGCAGACCCCaaatgaggcaatacagaagatcagggctCGTATGCAAACAGCTCAGAGCAGACAGAAAAGCTATGCCGATGTGAGAcgtaaggacctggaatttAAAACTGGTGttaaagtgttcttaaaagtggcacGTATGAAAGGTATAACTGAGGTTTGGCAGGAAAGGGAAGTTGAGTCCcagattcattggacctttcgaggtcttgGAACGAGTTGGCACCGTAGCTTACCGTTTGGTATTGCCTCCAGCATtatcttcagttcataa